From Aspergillus fumigatus Af293 chromosome 5, whole genome shotgun sequence, a single genomic window includes:
- a CDS encoding TolB family protein, with product MNIPAHAPNCTTKQKRRSMNWNAFALAVSIPAIVIQAEIVLQAETPPVPQPEPIAVTELPLPPVAPSNHSGACTKSINPHGTGCIGITSDTFQAGDFTPDGNHVLANVEFVGAPTAPDPASVYTGQQLIAVKVDGSLFPNGDPWKCLSCGVPAGQAQSLDPARDYPHAARNGRQALWGHNILDCGDALLVSDECTPNKTHVYPIYWSSGSMRELRMHPDDVHMGWSSFTKGGQNAFFGRLLFNPNPTTGSPVVPRYELIDVNILVDPNGRPSIMAEGTQLRLHDEAIVVGELRGFSGAGDEILYIGPTREANNVDLFAVHVTSGAVRRLTSHPEYADPIAFSHDNRWFVVMDTRGSNRQMWMSGMQYVPPLIDLVTMTAASSTRNNGARRFFQPILVDRYGDRGSYFGQQVNAAGNGTSGSVNDPNWNGRADPAFSPDGTKIVFWQSLVIPPACGDPNPLPCPVSTAPGGRTYRVILAHLTSRQPAAPAPVYKVPDMIPWARAFSPGASTPPPYQLTAGLYSLPGKVHGIAQVHLTAYPGFGGFKTVAVNYTNYSDDGRHFIHGRETVTLTLSESNPWWNHLDWYSDLTQTGAVQATKRTGPGGFQLSIDAMQNIFEANGTLTTTVGGVVYLQPANGT from the coding sequence ATGAATATTCCAGCGCACGCACCTAACTGTACCACGAAACAGAAACGGCGAAGTATGAATTGGAATGCATTTGCGTTGGCAGTTTCCATACCTGCCATAGTCATTCAAGCAGAGATAGTCCTTCAAGCAGAGACACCTCCAGTCCCTCAGCCAGAGCCGATTGCAGTGACTGAGTTGCCTTTACCTCCTGTGGCCCCCAGCAACCACAGCGGCGCCTGTACAAAGAGCATCAACCCACATGGGACTGGTTGCATAGGAATTACCTCGGACACCTTCCAAGCCGGCGATTTTACGCCCGACGGGAACCACGTTCTTGCGAATGTCGAATTTGTTGGTGCGCCAACGGCCCCGGACCCGGCCAGCGTTTACACTGGCCAGCAATTGATTGCTGTCAAGGTTGATGGGTCACTCTTCCCTAATGGGGATCCATGGAAGTGCCTCAGCTGTGGCGTCCCTGCAGGGCAAGCACAAAGCCTTGATCCCGCAAGGGATTACCCTCATGCTGCTCGAAATGGCCGCCAAGCTTTATGGGGCCACAACATACTCGACTGTGGTGATGCTCTCCTCGTGAGCGATGAATGTACTCCAAACAAAACACATGTCTATCCCATTTACTGGTCCAGTGGAAGTATGCGAGAGTTGCGGATGCATCCGGATGATGTCCACATGGGTTGGAGCTCTTTCACCAAAGGAGGCCAGAACGCCTTCTTTGGGCGTTTGCTGTTCAACCCAAACCCAACGACCGGAAGTCCTGTCGTTCCTCGGTATGAATTGATAGATGTGAACATTCTGGTCGATCCAAACGGCCGCCCCTCGATCATGGCGGAGGGCACGCAGCTTAGATTACATGACGAGGCAATTGTTGTTGGCGAGCTGCGCGGCTTTAGTGGCGCTGGGGACGAGATTCTCTACATTGGCCCGACAAGAGAGGCGAACAATGTGGACCTCTTCGCAGTGCATGTCACATCCGGTGCTGTCCGTCGTCTGACTAGCCACCCGGAGTACGCAGATCCCATTGCCTTTTCTCATGACAATCGATGGTTCGTGGTCATGGATACCCGGGGATCCAACCGCCAGATGTGGATGTCAGGCATGCAATATGTGCCCCCGCTGATCGACCTGGTCACCATGACAGCAGCTTCGTCTACCCGTAACAACGGTGCTCGtcgcttcttccagccaatTTTGGTTGATAGATATGGAGATCGAGGATCATACTTTGGCCAACAGGTCAACGCTGCTGGTAACGGCACAAGCGGCAGTGTCAACGATCCCAATTGGAACGGGCGCGCAGACCCTGCATTCTCTCCGGATGGTACAAAGATCGTCTTCTGGCAATCGTTAGTAATTCCTCCCGCATGCGGTGATCCGAATCCTCTTCCTTGTCCCGTTTCCACTGCCCCAGGTGGCCGTACATACCGGGTGATACTGGCCCATCTCACCAGTCGACAACCAGCGGCTCCTGCACCTGTCTATAAAGTACCAGATATGATTCCCTGGGCGAGAGCTTTTTCTCCCGGCGCTAGTACCCCTCCACCATACCAATTGACAGCTGGACTTTATTCTCTTCCCGGAAAAGTGCACGGCATAGCGCAGGTGCATCTCACGGCTTACCCAGGGTTCGGAGGCTTCAAAACTGTCGCTGTAAACTACACCAACTACAGCGACGACGGCCGGCATTTTATCCATGGCCGGGAAACGGTGACTCTGACATTGTCTGAGTCAAACCCCTGGTGGAATCATCTGGATTGGTACTCGGATTTGACCCAAACAGGCGCCGTACAGGCTACCAAGCGGACCGGCCCCGGGGGGTTCCAATTATCTATTGATGCTATGCAGAATATTTTCGAGGCAAATGGCACGCTGACAACTACGGTAGGTGGAGTTGTCTATTTGCAGCCGGCAAATGGGACATGA
- a CDS encoding DUF3176 domain-containing protein, which yields MKIISRMAVATGTSAYAPVQIHNHEAVHGAPSQPTTMPPYRPPNDQERIRWSLWDWSWELAACVVAILTLIGMIAVLRIYDGKTQPNWPAGINLNAIIALLTTLMKAAMATYIAEALSQLKYSWFKDTRRLSDLAALDSASRGAWGAAQLLVNYVPRHLASLGAFVLVFAAAIGPFTQQVIDVRSRSIAREGGAAIRVCNTSMYEDWGAGQAPGMNLVPLETTGAMYNGIMQTSLNHQSSVTCPTGNCTFAPYQSLGFCSTCSDLTSELTLASSDDDTYSYNYTLPNDLFFNTTAASPYTIKATTNVDLVRLDASGLPLILNFSAITTSGKTMPPQVTAMECAFYFCVSTHRAIVRRGDLTEESFPTTTISNYSTNNFTMNAVASAQPCLNDGQCHYAINWLSILAMRNTISPLVSGFGMLPVSNRPYFTSDTLRALYGGSGNLTQINGTFASIAAALTANARNRVCQGAVLGDAWTNVSYIRIRWLWMLLPIVLVVLSILFFIVTIVHTRNQYIWKSSPLALLCADLQIDGSAQPLQSGKIDPDHKRLDEMAKLAKVRLEAGTWGLLVHGHLVHRE from the exons ATGAAGATTATATCCAGAATGGCAGTGGCGACGGGTACATCAGCTTATGCTCCAGTCCAAATTCATAATCACGAAGCAGTGCATGGAGCGCCATCCCAGCCAACCACCATGCCCCCCTACCGACCACCAAACGACCAAGAGAGGATACGATGGTCCCTCTGGGACTGGTCCTGGGAGCTCGCAGCATGCGTCGTGGCCATCCTCACGCTGATCGGCATGATCGCGGTCCTGCGCATCTACGACGGAAAGACGCAGCCAAACTGGCCAGCGGGGATCAAcctcaacgccatcatcgccctGCTGACGACTCTCATGAAAGCTGCCATGGCCACATATATCGCAGAAGCTCTGTCGCAACTCAAATACTCTTGGTTCAAGGATACACGCAGATTGAGTGATCTTGCTGCACTCGATTCGGCCAGTCGCGGTGCGTGGGGTGCAGCACAGCTCCTGGTGAACTACGTGCCTCG CCACCTTGCTTCGCTCGGGGCCTTTGTTTTGGTCTTTGCTGCGGCCATTGGTCCCTTCACCCAGCAGGTCATCGATGTCAGATCCCGTTCCATTGCCCGCGAAGGAGGCGCCGCCATCCGGGTATGCAACACAAGCATGTATGAAGACTGGGGGGCGGGCCAAGCGCCTGGAATGAATCTGGTGCCGTTGGAGACAACAGGAGCAATGTACAACGGCATCATGCAGACGTCGCTCAACCATCAATCCTCCGTGACCTGTCCAACAGGCAATTGCACTTTTGCGCCCTATCAATCGCTCGGCTTCTGCAGTACGTGCAGCGATTTGACCAGTGAACTCACACTGGCTAGCTCCGACGACGACACGTACTCATACAACTACACGCTCCCCAACGATCTTTTCTTCAATACCACGGCGGCGTCGCCGTATACCATCAAGGCAACGACAAACGTCGACCTCGTCCGCCTGGATGCATCAGGCTTGCCGCTCATTCTCAATTTCTCGGCTATTACGACTTCTGGAAAGACCATGCCGCCTCAGGTGACGGCCATGGAATGTGCGTTCTACTTCTGCGTTTCGACACACCGAGCCATTGTCCGGCGAGGCGATCTGACCGAGGAAAGCTTTCCTACTACCACCATATCCAACTATTCCACCAATAATTTCACCATGAATGCCGTAGCATCGGCCCAACCGTGTCTCAACGATGGCCAGTGCCACTACGCCATCAACTGGCTGAGCATCCTTGCAATGAGGAATACCATCAGTCCCCTGGTGTCGGGGTTCGGAATGTTGCCCGTCTCGAACCGGCCATACTTCACTTCGGATACCCTGCGCGCACTCTACGGCGGGTCCGGCAACTTGACCCAGATCAATGGGACATTCGCTTCCATCGCCGCGGCCCTTACCGCAAATGCCCGGAATCGCGTTTGCCAGGGAGCCGTGCTTGGCGACGCGTGGACGAATGTATCATACATCCGCATCCGCTGGCTGTGGATGTTGCTCCCTATTGTATTGGTCGTCTTGAGCATATTATTCTTCATCGTCACGATTGTGCATACGCGCAACCAGTACATTTGGAAGTCCTCCCCGTTGGCGTTGCTGTGCGCCGACCTGCAAATTGATGGCTCAGCACAACCATTGCAGTCGGGCAAGATCGATCCAGACCATAAGAGATTGGATGAGATGGCGAAATTGGCAAAGGTTCGGCTGGAGGCAGGGACTTGGGGGTTGCTGGTGCATGGCCACTTGGTTCATCGGGAGTAA
- a CDS encoding CFEM domain-containing protein, producing the protein MLVRRILIAAAVGAGFTAVASAAQSSLPQCAVWCQEQLLSSNATACSSSDGLCLCGDTTYQNALAACASTQCTVRESLLAKRLGDRACNVPVHQGRPEVEAATLVPLILASVFFFNRMAAKSMGLAGGWGSDDYTIIGAYSVIQVGFGKNMWDVIPMDNITEVNKVGGRLSLSPTASALTYHSQRFFAFVVLYKTQISLAKISVCLFLLRIFQTLAFRYTTYAIIGLNAAIGVTWVLVDSLRCNPVHLAWDGWTGETPGTCINFTSATFANAFVNIAVDTVMVLMPVYEISKLNLSGRKKLGVSVMFAMGLVLTVVAILRVVVFYLNRWGKNPTVELQPIVHWSVIEVSIAVLCACLPTGRAMLAHFFPGLLGGSADKSYPQPTTPSARALGPSRQGQRSQIAKTVSYSVDYQTKPQKRDSNSFVRLVELDPLKEGSVH; encoded by the exons ATGCTTGTTCGGCGGATATTGATTGCGGCTGCTGTCGGCGCAGGGTTCACTGCTGTGGCTTCGGCTGCGCAATCTAGCCTGCCTCAGTGTGCG GTCTGGTGTCAGGAGCAGCTCCTCTCTTCCAATGCGACAGCATGCAGCTCTTCGGATGGGCTGTGCCTTTGCGGCGACACAACATACCAGAATGCGCTCGCAGCGTGCGCCTCCACACAATGCACCGTCAGAGAATCATTAC TTGCAAAACGCCTGGGCGACCGCGCATGCAATGTCCCCGTCCACCAAGGCCGGCCGGAGGTGGAAGCTGCCACACTTGTCCCTTTGATTCTGGCTtcagtcttcttctttaaCCGAATGGCCGCCAAATCCATGGGCCTGGCTGGTGGTTGGGGCTCCGACGACTACACCATCATCGGCGCCTAT TCAGTGATTCAAGTTGGCTTCGGCAAGAACATGTGGGATGTCATCCCCATGGACAACATCACCGAGGTGAACAAGGTAGGTGGCCGTTTGTCCCTGAGTCCAACGGCCAGCGCACTCACCTATCATTCACAgcgcttcttcgccttcgtcGTCTTATACAAGACGCAGATCTCCCTCGCCAAAATTTCGGTctgcctcttccttctgcgaATCTTCCAGACCCTGGCGTTCCGATACACGACGTACGCGATTATCGGACTCAATGCTGCTATTGGAGTGACGTGGGTCCTTGTCGACTCGCTGCGATGCAACCCAGTCCATCTGGCATGGGACGGCTGGACAGGAGAGACGCCGGGAACATGCATCAATTTCACCAGCGCGACATTCGCCAATGCGTTTGTCAACATCGCCGTGGATActgtcatggtgctgatgCCTGTCTATGAAATTTCGAAGCTCAACCTGTCGGGAAGGAAGAAGCTTGGTGTGAGTGTCATGTTCGCCATGGGTCTAGT CTTGACCGTCGTCGCCATTCTCCGTGTCGTCGTCTTCTATCTCAACCGCTGGGGGAAGAATCCTACCG TTGAGCTGCAACCAATCGTCCACTGGTCCGTCATCGAAGTCAGCATCGCCGTTCTCTGCGCCTGTCTGCCCACCGGCCGCGCCATGCTCGCACACTTTTTCCCCGGTCTGCTGGGTGGTTCCGCCGATAAATCGTACCCGCAGCCCACGACGCCCTCGGCAAGGGCTCTGGGCCCCAGTCGCCAGGGACAGAGAAGTCAGATTGCCAAGACGGTATCGTACTCGGTCGACTATCAAACCAAGCCTCAGAAAAGGGACTCGAACAGCTTTGTGCGGCTGGTGGAGTTGGATCCACTGAAGGAGGGGAGTGTACATTAG
- a CDS encoding Ankyrin repeat protein, whose protein sequence is MTPQHLFKLPVELVVETAQYLARWASSSVVGPGGPGGPLSPHQTGQREHRPTYCTKRTRQWKEYRHLVDSDGDNLLHRAVKRSRPIADIAFLLDEELDINHRNGQGRTPLAVAIAIKNSARIKKPDIVELLLQREQRPTFQTTGPDILCIERLSTRKHGLNDCWRNMTPTSRLGLLTVKDHFIWPGASTRNVSSSKHCWTLGRTWMYLQVTRSGGRFSNTPSFMDTWTSCTCCLLLRGCQYLRRRQQLYGVNLGCSRWQA, encoded by the coding sequence ATGACGCCACAACACCTGTTTAAGCTGCCGGTGGAGCTTGTCGTTGAGACAGCTCAGTATTTGGCGAGGTGGGCGAGCTCCTCCGTGGTTGGCCCcggaggacctggaggcCCCTTGAGCCCTCATCAGACTGGGCAAAGAGAACACCGGCCGACGTACTGTACCAAACGTACTCGTCAATGGAAAGAGTATAGGCATCTGGTTGACTCTGACGGTGATAACCTGCTGCACCGGGCCGTGAAGCGAAGCCGACCGATTGCGGACATTGCTTTCCTCCTGGACGAGGAACTGGACATCAACCACCGCAACGGTCAAGGCCGTACTCCGCTTGCTGTTGCGATCGCGATCAAGAATAGCGCTCGGATCAAAAAGCCAGATATAGTGGAGTTGCTGCTACAGCGAGAGCAAAGACCGACGTTCCAAACAACCGGTCCTGATATCCTCTGCATCGAGCGGCTTTCGACGCGAAAACATGGGCTGAACGACTGTTGGCGCAATATGACGCCGACCTCGAGGCTCGGACTTCTCACGGTGAAAGACCACTTTATATGGCCTGGAGCGTCTACTCGCAATGTGAGCTCATCAAAGCACTGCTGGACGCTGGGGCGAACATGGATGTACCTGCAAGTGACCCGGTCGGGAGGTCGGTTTTCCAACACGCCGTCTTTCATGGATACCTGGACATCGTGCACTTGCTGCTTGCTGCTACGTGGATGTCAGTATCTGCGGCGGAGACAACAACTCTACGGCGTTAACCTGGGCTGTTCGAGGTGGCAAGCTTGA
- the rgsD gene encoding regulator of G-protein signaling domain-containing protein, whose amino-acid sequence MRAPSGSLYHLQPRLDDILNDVAPFPYTLGAFIAFLSERQCLETVEFLLETKRYCRIYHWLEQRTETCEAVRKAHLCGLWNRLINQYIRPSAEREINIPCDIRQRLMQQFHLQEDDPPPPEILDQVVCNVKELLRGSILIPFLRRSSATARVQPLSMPCLNGSLPGEAMSGPSVTDDIWMNRCPREDYPRGQGDSTRRYGFYGEPASSSLEDDGTYTSSAVMSSASDQSDIQDFAVQRNGLTETNSRARGLSDRTSPENRRSRGWRKRIKEGLAKRLSRSSDGSSSQA is encoded by the coding sequence ATGAGGGCACCATCAGGCAGTCTATACCACCTCCAACCCCGACTCGATGACATCCTAAACGATGTGGCCCCCTTCCCCTACACCCTGGGCGCATTCATTGCCTTTCTCTCCGAGCGCCAGTGCCTAGAAACCGTCGAGTTCTTACTGGAAACCAAGCGCTACTGCCGCATCTACCACTGGCTCGAGCAGAGAACCGAGACCTGCGAGGCCGTCCGCAAGGCCCATCTCTGCGGTCTGTGGAACCGACTGATCAACCAGTATATCCGGCCCTCCGCGGAGCGCGAGATCAACATCCCCTGCGACATTCGCCAGCGGCTGATGCAGCAGTTCCACCTGCAAGAGGACGACCCTCCCCCGCCCGAAATCCTCGATCAGGTCGTGTGTAACGTCAAGGAGCTGCTGCGCGGGTCGATCCTCATACCCTTCCTGCGACGATCGTCCGCGACCGCGCGCGTCCAGCCGCTCTCCATGCCATGTCTGAACGGTAGTTTGCCGGGGGAAGCGATGTCGGGACCCAGCGTCACGGATGATATATGGATGAATCGATGCCCGCGAGAGGACTATCCTCGCGGTCAGGGGGACTCGACGCGTCGGTATGGATTCTATGGCGAGCCGGCCTCGAGTTCGCTGGAAGACGACGGCACGTATACGAGTAGCGCGGTGATGTCTTCGGCGTCGGACCAGTCGGATATACAGGACTTTGCTGTCCAAAGGAATGGTCTGACGGAGACCAACTCGCGGGCGAGGGGTCTGTCGGACCGGACGTCTCCAGAGAATAGGAGATCTCGTGGCTGGCGAAAGAGGATCAAGGAGGGGTTGGCGAAGCGTCTTTCTCGATCGTCGGATGGATCGAGTTCTCAAGCATAA
- a CDS encoding putative MBL2-like secreted peptide produces MKYLGLAVAFLPLLAAAAPAADPEVEADGELDLEKRASAQTCKIVNVDTYVNCRYDAKLDAGAIFGFPKGEKLTFACWKHGDCYNGVCSWDQVTYLKTTCYVNGYFTDSNCSSSMLSRC; encoded by the exons ATGAAGTATCTCGGTCTCGCCGTTGCCTTCCTCCCCCTGCTAGCCGCCGCGGCCCCGGCCGCAGATCCCGAAGTCGAGGCGGACGGCGAGCTGGACCTGGAAAAGCGCGCGTCCGCGCAGACCTGCAAGATCGTCAATGTCGATACCTATGTCAACTGCCGGTACGATGCCAAGTTAGACGCGGGCGCGATCTTTGGGTTCCCCAAGGGAGAGAAACTCACCTTTGCGTGCTGGAAGCACGGCGATTGCTACAACGGGGTTTG CTCCTGGGATCAAGTCACGTATCTCAAGACGACGTGCTACGTGAACGGGTACTTTACCGATAGCAATTGCTCAAGCAGTATGTTATCCCGTTGCTAG
- a CDS encoding serine hydrolase domain-containing protein: protein MANDIETSFQAAIDAGQINGAVICTTDTNGTFVYNTALGQRTLLSGEKLPQQLDDVLYLASATKLVTAIAALQCVEDGLLSLTGDLSSVAPDLAAKQVLTGFSDDGETPILEPPARPVTLEMLLTHSSGLCYHFLMPHIGQWRDKFAPPQEGQRLSVEELFCYPLGFQPGTGYMYGPGLDWAGKLVERVTGRTLGERMQERIFDPLGINDAQFCPVTREDLRARLVDLNPDDPDGHGRAVLGGSADMNKRGRGDFGGHGLFMSGESYFKILRSLLVNDGKLLQPKTVDELFEPHLSPEATAAHQAALASPMGVYFRVGLDAGTKLGHSLGGLLTLQDLDGGYGERTLTWGGGMTLFWFIDRKNGLCSVCAIQASLPFNTDAVMALRQTFRHDIYRKYAAFKAQERQGV from the coding sequence ATGGCCAACGATATCGAAACGAGCTTCCAGGCCGCCATCGATGCGGGCCAAATCAATGGCGCCGTGATTTGTACCACCGACACCAACGGTACCTTTGTGTACAATACGGCGCTGGGCCAGCGGACATTGCTCTCCGGCGAAAAGCTCCCGCAGCAGCTAGACGACGTGCTCTACCTGGCCTCGGCAACCAAACTGGTCACCGCTATTGCGGCCCTGCAGTGCGTCGAGGATGGATTACTGAGTTTGACCGGCGATCTATCGTCCGTCGCGCCCGACCTGGCCGCCAAGCAGGTCTTGACTGGCTTTTCCGACGATGGCGAGACACCGATTCTCGAACCCCCCGCCCGCCCCGTCACGCTCGAGATGTTGCTCACCCATAGCTCCGGCCTCTGCTACCACTTTCTGATGCCGCACATCGGCCAGTGGCGCGACAAGTTTGCACCGCCCCAGGAGGGCCAGCGCCTGTCGGTCGAGGAGCTGTTTTGTTACCCGCTCGGCTTCCAGCCGGGCACCGGCTACATGTACGGTCCGGGGCTCGACTGGGCCGGCAAGCTGGTGGAACGAGTGACCGGCCGCACACTCGGCGAACGCATGCAGGAGCGCATCTTCGACCCTCTCGGCATCAACGACGCCCAGTTCTGCCCGGTCACGCGCGAGGACCTGCGGGCCCGGCTCGTCGACCTGAACCCCGATGATCCCGACGGCCACGGGCGTGCGGTGCTCGGCGGCAGTGCAGACATGAACAAGCGCGGACGCGGCGACTTTGGCGGCCACGGCCTCTTCATGTCCGGGGAAAGCTACTTCAAGATCCTCCGCTCGCTGCTGGTCAACGACGGAAAGCTGCTCCAACCCAAGACCGTCGATGAGCTATTCGAGCCCCACCTCAGTCCCGAGGCGACGGCGGCGCACCAGGCTGCATTGGCATCGCCTATGGGCGTCTACTTCCGCGTCGGCCTCGATGCCGGAACAAAGCTGGGCCACAGCCTGGGCGGCCTGCTGACCCTGCAGGATCTGGATGGCGGGTACGGGGAACGGACGCTGACCTGGGGAGGTGGGATGACTCTGTTCTGGTTTATCGACCGCAAGAACGGATTGTGCAGTGTTTGCGCCATCCAAGCCTCGCTGCCGTTCAATACCGACGCTGTGATGGCGCTGCGGCAGACATTCCGCCACGACATCTACCGCAAGTATGCTGCGTTTAAGGCGCAAGAGAGGCAAGGAGTCTGA